GTACAATGAACATATGACCTCCCTCGTCCGGGTAAAAATAGAACATGTGTTAGTGTTTcccaggtcgcaaactgtattcctctgccaaccaactcctctggtgtgttttcagtctatttagccaatttttactatttttctagCGAAATAGGGAGCCTGATAAAGGCTAATCCGTTATGGCTACAATCAGACTAATTGTAGCTGCATATTAACCTTCTAGTTCTACTACTAAAGAACACAATAATGATACATTTCTCATATTTCAGTCAAAAACTGCACCCTTTTCCCTTCCATGTCAATACTTGACTTCTCACAGGCAGTAATAACTAGTACTGTGACTACTCTACAGAGCTGTCTGTTGAATGATGAAACACTGAATGAAAGGATAAGAAATTGCATTGCTCCAGTCAAAACTACATCAGTTACTGTCACTTGACTTCTTTGACAGGTGTGCAAATGTATGTCATGCAAGTCAATATAACTGCTGTCATTGGATAAAAACAGTGTAAAGCATATCTGCATGAATTACTGCAGCTAAAGGTCTGACTTACGGAGAGTTTCCCAACAGCACGATTCATCTTCTCGTATCCGAGGTGATACATGAAGGGAACCACGGCGGCCTGGGCGTTTTTGCGGACATCTGCATTGCGGTCCTCCAGGGAAGCGTACAGCATGGGCAGGCAGTTGATCAGGTCGGGCGGACAGGTCTTCACTGTCATCAGTTTCacagccaaccaaccaaacaactgCAAGGAGAAAGACAGAGTGCGTTATAGTATACAAAGTAAATGGACCTGATActgttataaaaaaaactataacaacaacaaaacacattgtAGTCATGTAGAATGCCAAAGGGGGTACTAGTATCTCACTGAAATTGCGGTACGTTGGAGGCATTGCTGAATTCTAAATTGATTTTGCAAAAcatacaagtatgactaaaaagacaacaaacaccCATAATGtaaaagataatttttttatacataaaaTTTGATGAGCACTCTGTCAAATTGCCCAGCCACAGTAATTCTACTAACTTTCCGCATTTTCAATGAGATAGCCCCTTTACAAAAGAACTTCTTTTTGCTTAGTAGCTGGATATTGCCTTCGTAAAACAATATCTCTAGTGGTTTGTATATCAAATttggttagaaaaaaaagctaTTTGACAAACTGTGCATAGTCCACCAGAGGCATCATTTGCAAGTGGAACCTTTTTCCTTTTACATTTGCTGTAGCAGATTATCTCACCTCAATCTTGAGCATGGGTGAGGTGGAGCGTAGGGCGTCCGACATCATCTCGTTCTCCATGAAGGGTGTGATGCCTGTCTGCTCTACAACAGCATTCAGGGCTGCCAGTCCTGCCTGGCGCACATGTTCCTGTGGACACGCCATGTAAAAACAAGCCGTCAGTGGTCTAAGTCTCAGATGAGTTGGAAAATCAGACCCGGGTCCAAGTGAAAATCATCAACAAATACTTGtaataatatgataataataaagtGACGTAGAAAGTAGTCTAAACGTAAAGAAGAGTACTTGAAAATCTGAAGGTAGGAACACTGGTGAGATACCTTGCTATCTCCCAACGTCTGTAGGATACCAGGGCCAATGACACAGACATGCTGCCGAATGTTTGGTCCCATCGCCGTGGCAATAGTGGTGCAGATAGTCAAGGTGTTTATGACCTGTACAATACAGTAAGGAGGATAAATTTCTAAACATGAAGACATGTATACTCAAAAAATACAATTGAAATGTGTTGAAAGACCTGTAATTAACAAAAttagcattaagaaatagtctggGAAGGTCTCAACTATTCTACGATTGATTTTCACTTTCaagagttacattttgtatatccaAAACCTGCAGTTTGAATACAAGTTGCTAGGAGGCAGTGCTGCTCACCAGTATTTTGTTGGAATCTCCAAGCCTGGCCTTCAGTGCACTAGGCAGGTCTCCAAGGCTAGGGGTGATGAACTTGGCCTCCTCCAGGATTCCAGATACCTAATGCAGATATGTGAGTAACATTGAATATCTACTGCATTTTGCAGAACTGTATGCTACACAGGGTCCACAGCATACAATGCTCAAATGTACTAGGGTTGAAGCTTGTTTCCTGGCCACCAACTACATATCACTCCTGATAATCACGGCATGAGaacctttcttctttctttttttttttaacaagttttcaGCAAAATCTAGTGTGGCATTTCTGAGCGACCCCTTCCACTGGGATGAAACcttcacatgtacatacaagcTTCAAGAATCTCGTAGCCTCACCTTTTCCAGAGCTTCTTTTCTAACCTTCCAGTTCTTATCTCCAAGCTCATTCATGAGTTCAGGTCTCATCCTCTCACTATATAGAACGAGAAAAGAAGTCAGTTTTTAAGAAACACATTCTCCATTCAGAGCCTTTATGACATCACAGCCAATGTCTCATCCCCTTCTGCAAGAAACACATGCAACTTGTGGAGGACTAAGAACACTGCCACTGTTTACAGGGTTGGATAGGCTGAAAGGGAAAGGGGTCACCAGTGTATCTATAAAGGGTAACCTGGATGCAGGCCTTTTTAGCTTCAATATGCATTCTTAGACCCTTCATGGAAAGGGACTAGAGAAAGCAAACTACAGCCAAAAAggctggcacccaggctatatAAAGGGTGGgttatgtacagtacagtacaggacATTATATACAAGTGATGAAGTGGTAACTAAGATCACAAAGTCACAGGAGAACATGGATATTTGAACGCAGATGGTACTGAAAATAAGGTACCCCCTTCTCTCTACTTTCTATCTGGACTTAGGAACAGCTCTTCAAATTTCAATGGTAAGAACTGTGAGGAGAGAAGCAGAagttgttttatttctattctcTACCTGAACATACAACTTTCATGATAAAAGCCCTTTTTCCCCACATCTGGAAACTACAATGCTTCCAAATTTCCTTTTAACAGAAGTTGCTTACACAACTTACTTCAAACTTGAGACACAGCTAgggatacaaatgtatgtgcagTACTTCTAGTTGATGTGGGTTAAACTGATGGGCCACATACTGATAGTATGATACAACCACATATGCTAACGCCAACTAGGTGATCTTAGTACGGGAGAGTGATGACAACATGTATGGGACAGCATCACTCGGATTCTAAAGCTACATGAGGAAAGAAGATGGGTGACTGGTGACATGGGGAGAGAAGAGAATGCACACCACACGTGCACAGGTTTGACATGATACCAACTTACACGAAGGAGCCCGAGCGCGCCATACGCAAGCTACGTGGAGAGGCAACATTAGTATTAGTCCTCACACACAAACGACTGGTGGAGGTGGCAGGGAACAGTAGGGGGGAGTATCTGAATGGACAGCTCCACAATCATTGTTCCCAGTAGATCTGGGCATGACATGGTAAGGGTACAAGGATGAGAACACATTGTGCTTTGATGGAACTTGCTTAATTTCAGCAAGGAAAAATGGACCAGATTGTCGTACAAAAGAACATGGACATACTGTTTCTGTGTTTCATGGTCAATGTCCAAATCATCAGCAGAGTACTGAGGATTTAGGAGACACAATGTATTCCTGGAGCAGATTCTGATTGCTACAAGTTGGAAAGCACCAGTCGTCTATGGTGTATCACATGAAGCTGATTGCAAGTTACAGCGAGTCACTGCAGCAACATTGATATAGCATTGTCATTGATATATAAaggaaaatgaatgaaaagcGTGTTATATCATTACTGGTATTGTCAACCTACAGCACCCAGGTGTAGTTAGTTACATGCAGTGCTTATCTAATTGCAACAACTTCCAGTTGCATTAGAAGCCCTGCTAAAGACATAGCAATGCATGAATTTGTGCAATATACGTATAGACGCAATCATCAAGCACTGCATAAAGTGTTACAAAGTTTCAACGGTGCACGTTCCCATTTTCAGATGCAGCTTCTGCACCTAAATATAGATATTGCATAAGCAGCCTGTTACAAGTGGAACAAGAATCAACCATCGATCTCAATCTTACAAGCCACTGTAAATGTGAACACCAATATGAAAATGAGTCCAAGCATCACAACATTCAGAGATTTGGCATACCAAGGACAATGCAATGTGTACACAATAAGGGGACACTGTAGCAAGAACAAGCAGAGAAGTTATGTTGTGTAACCATGAGACATGTCCAGCCCACCTCACATCTGTCCTGGGTACCAGGTCCTCTATGTTGATGGCAGCAGCCtgatcctcctcctcctccccctctTCATCCCCGCCTTCCTCCCCCTCTGACTTCTTCCGCAACCCCCTGGTGGGGGCGGGGGGCTTCTCTCCTGACATCTAAGGGGGGTAAAAGACAGACTTGTTGTTCACCATGTTGCGAGTTAATTTTCtactgcttttgaaaacaaaggCAGCGAGGAGAAAGTTGAATACCAAACATTTGCAAACCAAACACCTCGAGCTCTGCATACAATGCATACATCTGCTTAGATGAAGGCCCACCTTTTCAATCTCAGCATCGATCTGCTGTAGAAGAGCGGGTTTCTCGTCCTCAAAAAAGATGCGGAGCTGTGCACCCATGTACATGGACAGCACTCCGATCAGGTTGATGCCTGCTGTGCGAATGGCCTGCACAAATGGAGCATATTTGTAGTTGAAGACAAAACATACACTTTTTCCTATCTAACATGTGTAATGTGGTCTATCTAGAGTAATGTGGTCTATCTAGACCtcaacaaaatgttacaaaatgctGGCTGATAATGAATTGgttttgtattctatataatATAGTGGGTGATATGTGGGACTGAaacttggaaaaaaaacattatctatTCATCAATCTATCAAAAAGACTATACCTATTTATGtccttaaaaaaagaaacagcacTTCTCATAACATTTCAAGAAAACTTACAGGATTGGTTGCAGCTAGGGCTGTCTTCAGATGTTGGATAAATGGCTTTACAGAAACCctgcaacaaagaaaaatacatttacatactACAACATTCTTCACATAAGTTTGCTGACACAATTACATGACTTTAACATCTTATACATAAATATGATTCATGACTTTAGCAAcaagaaaaattacattgtgtGTCTGATTCAAACAATGGCCATGTGTGTCTGATTCAAACAATAGCCATGTGTACATTTCCACGCTTACTTCAAACCAAAGTCCTTGATAGCCTGGTTCAGCCAGTTGAGGGTCTCAGCCTGGTTCTTTGGGTTCTTCTGCTTGAAAACCATCTCTACTCCCTGTATGGTGAGAAATACAATTGTCATTTTAACATGAAGAAACAGTGTGCAAACATTATGAATAACTTCTTACTAATGTTTGACTATGTACTTAGTATAGTAACAAAGTCACTTATAAAAAATCAAGACTAGTTCATTCGTAATACATTTTTGCcttgttttcaattattttttccATTCAGAATGGTTTTCCATGATCATCAAATTTGTTTCCATTTCATGGCATTTGACATAACAAAACTATTCAGTTATACtatactataaactctactgaCTAAACAGTTGTGTAACTGCACACTCCTTACCCCTTGGCTGACATAGTCCAGCGCCGTGGCCTCGGCGAGCGCTGTCAGCGCCTCCTTGGCGACCGTCCCGGCCTTGATGTCTCCCACCTTCTCCACCAGCCCCGTCAGACACACCTTGGCCACGCCGTGAGAAATCTTCCCGTTCTCCACAACATACTTCACCAGCTGGAACTTGGCAATCAGTACCTGAGGAGGAGAGTTTGTTCATGACTTTTAAAACAAGACAAATGATACATATAACAACATGCAAGGTTTAAACAACATTTTAGCTTATACAATTTTTGTTCATCCTTATGGATTCTTTAAAGCCTAACAATGAAACTACAATGTATCTACAATCTCTTACCTGGAAGTTGCTCTCCTTCCATCCCTTCTTGGCAATGGTTTTGATGATGACTTGGCAGGGGAGGGTCTTTGGCTCCATGGTCTTTACAGCCTGTGAGAACACAAGTGCATGCACTTCTATCAAACATCAATAGGTGGAGCTTTTTATGCTTTAACATACACTTCAATGCcaggcccaaatcacagcactTTTGTGTAAACAAGAAATGCACCCAGGAATAGAAATTTTGCATTATTTCTGAATACTTCTTTGGTGTTAATAAATATAAGGAGtcttttgttactttttttgtTACACCCAATACTTACATTAGCTATATGTTGAATTAATCACTAATGTTTCAAATGTCCATCCTATCCAGAAATCCAGACCCTCTCACCTGTGCAAAGTCTTCCATCCCTGCCAGCCGCTCCTTCCAGTTGGCACTCTCCAGCTGTTTGAGAGTCTCTGCAGAGAATAGCTCACCTGCTTTCTCTGCAACCTCCTCGTCCTGGGAAAAATTACAGATCAGTAATTATTGTGCTGTATGCATATTTGGCTAATCAAAAATCTTGTACAGGGTTGTGTTGTGTGGTTAACACTCATGATGGTGGCATAGTTTGAATCTCCAAACCATCTATTTGACTCAAATTTTACTGGGTGTGCTGTCTTGTACTGGCTAAACATACAACTATTTGGTCTCAAGTTGtttccttgttttattttcaatagcagtgtaattttcaacacaatgttaatatacattttcataaaCACCTAAAATGAAATCTAGAATTGCACTTACAGACAAGGCAGTCTCCTGGAACTCAGGTTTGTCTGAAACAGAAGACGTCGCTCCTTTCTTCCCCTTGCCCTTGCCAGCTCCACCCTTGGATTTGGCAGGAGCCGTGGAAGGCCTCTGGGAGGCTGCAGCCTGGGGGAATAAGGTGAATAGCAAAATCTTTAGAAATTTTCACCAATTTTAACTGTATATGAGGTCTGATAAATAATAACAATAGATTTCTTGACAAAAGAAATCACAGCAATGCCAGACATCATCTTAAAAAATCACATAATCATCATTTAGCTGGCAAACACAAAAATCATCATGACAACTGCTGTACCTTCGGCGGCCCACCAGGTGCCCCCTTCCTCCAGGCACTTGGGGGTCCTCCAGACTTCTTGGGGGCTTCTTTAGCTGCGGCAGGCTCCTTAGGTTTTGGCTTCTTCCCTCCTCCTATAATCTCTGCCTTTTCACTGTAGTCTTTGATCTTCATGGGGCAAGAAAACATGTTTAAGAAACTGCTTAGCATAAGTTTATCCGCAAAGCTTTTTGAACAACTCAATTACTTAAAATGCTGGACAGTACCAGAAAAGCTGCTAGAGAAAATTTTAGAGCCTTCTTTGTATTTCTAAGCATGTAGAAAAGACTGTAAGCAGCCTTCCATTTATACCTTCCCCATCTTGATCTGGTCCAGTTCTGCCAGGAATTGTGCGATGGGTTTCTCTCCCACCAGCCGCATGGCGGTCCCGATGGCTTCAAACGCTGCCTCACGCACATCTGGGGCAGTGTCACCTGTTCTCTGTATAACAGAGGGGCAAAAAGGCTTCATCAGGGATTCAAATGAAATCATTAGATTACATCAAAGGAATTGAAAAGAAGCTGAACTCTAAAATCTAATAACTGGGCTCTGGAAAGAAATAACATTAGTATCAAACACTGGACACGATAAGATTCTGTACAATAGTACAGCAGTACATATAAACTATATAAATGAGAAGTAAATCTCTGGGTTACTTACAGTGACCAGACTTGCACACATGGGTTTGAGGATGGCCTTGGGCACCTGAGCCGGGGTGCTTCTCTTCAGACAGCGGGTCAGGAACAGGGCCGTCTCTGCCTTGATGGACGGGTTCTTGTTATCCAATGCTGCCAGGTAATCCTCTGAGAAAGCTTGGAGAGTCGTCTTTGGGATAAAAATTTGTCAGAAATCAAGTGATCGTCATGAGACCATAAATTCATGAGAGGCAGTCTTGTTGACAGGTGACTGAGACACAAACTTTGTAGCATTGTGCATTGATTCAGTCTATACATCAGGAAACTGATCTTTGAAGTGTTGCAGAGATGTGCCCATAAAGCTATGTGAAAAGCACACAATGCTGGTTATTCTTGATGTCAAATCTGTCATTACAAAGAGAGTTTTCTATCAGTTTCATGTTGTGAAGTTGAGATTTTTGGATGGATAAGGTGAAATTTTTGTTCATTCCAAGAAGCAAACTTCTGTTCAAGACACAGACCTTGGACAACAGTAATCAAATTTACATTATGTAAGGAACagtttatgatgatgataaggtATAGCTCACTGAAAAAAGGTTGCTCTACTAtttatcaaaatacattgcTCTAAACTACCATGATTTGATAAGAACAGCTTGACTTACAGTGAGAAAGATAGCATCAATGGCTTCTCTCAGGGATGTCACCACGTTGACCTTCTTCTCTTTAAACTTCTCCAGGATGACCTTTATACACTGCACAGCGTACGGCGAGAACTTCTTACGCAGACCGTTGGCGAGTCCTGTCATACAGTTTCCCGCTACAGTCACCAACATCACATTGGAGTCTTTACCTACAGTCTGTGAGGGAAAAGTCAAAAGGTTATAAACTTTTACTACGTGACACCTACTGTGTGGAGAAGACCACTCAGAGGACTGATAAAACCTGGTCTGCATGGAATGGTTATCACTACAGACTGGTTTCTTAATACTTGTGTAAATGGAAAAAATTATCCAAGGGAAAATCACATTGGCCATGTGGTCCTTAAATAGTCATGGTGacttgtacaagtttgactatTTGGCAGGTAGTGCCAGTAAATGAAACTCAGGAACATACTGCTataaaaactgaaaacaaaatattgttcATAGCCATAACGTGCCTTTTGTAACTAGGCATGATCTAGATATCGGCTAAAACTACAGCTAGTTTTTCCCTAAAACTTCTTATTTTGCTATCTTAAGGACTTTGTTGTACTGTGCAGTCATAGCATATGGACAAACCTTAATGAGAATCCTGACAATGTCTCCGTAGTCCCCAGCCTCCAGTTTGGGGTTCTGACACAGCTTATGGAGGGCATCAAGAGCCTCCTTACGGATCTGCCACTTTTTGCTCTcctggaaaacaaaaacagaaaaaaatgtcatgcAATGCACTTAGTACACAGTCATCCATTAAAAGTGTAATTTGTAATATACTAATTGAACATATTAAGATCATATTTTTCAACATCATGGAAGATCATTCCAAAGTATTACAGCAAATATACCATATTGACTTATAACATTATCCTACTATTATATGATAAAGCAGAATAAATTGCTGTGACTGACCATACTCTCCTGAAAGTCCTTAGGAACCTTGGACAGGATTTCTACTGGATCTAAGAGTTCGTAGGGGTCAATTTCAGCCTGTGCCTCACTGTCATCATCTCCACCTGGAATAcacaacaacaccaaaacatCAGCAATGTATGGTAGCAAAactgcaaatactgtaaatgcattaaagttcgggggatttaattttgcggtagcgggaaaatggacctttcgtggtggttttaatttcgcggtagcaccatgcactgaagTCTCTCACTGCCATGAAAAGATGTTTGCGGttgttttaaattcgcggtgaagcagccgctgcaaaaaccaccgcgaaagtttctgcatttacagtaacttactgAGTAAGTACTACTTTCCACTGAGAATTCTTCATTGGAAGAAACCCTATTAGCAGTCATGATCACAACATGCTATAGGCCTGGCTGTTGTCAGAGGTTGAAAAATTAAATCTTAAAACATAAAatcaaaaaatattttcatgacatttcCTGAGCAAATATGGGACTGTTTTGCTTTCTAAGGAACTACGTTTTAACCAGTTTAAAACACCACATCATTTTCCTCTTTgaactatataatatatatgaatgtgaCTTGAGTCCCAAAGATGGAGCCAAccttcatcctcctcctcctccccatcTTCCTCAGCCTCCATCTTGGCCCTCAGGTCCTGTTGGGAGCGCAGGAACCTAGTCTGGCGAGCAGGCTTCTTGGGCAGCTTCTCCCACTCCTCTTCCAGCTCCTTCATCTGTTATCAAAACAAAGTTGTAATGACATGTAGCAGAAACGTGGTCATGGCAAGTAGATTGTATACATTCACATTTGCCCCTTTCTCCACAATCTCTTCTTTGCATTCATGGTTCTCATCCCACTAGTGTCTTACATGATGTTGTAAGATAATTCTGACATGGACTAATTTACAAGCTATGATCTTTACAGAAAATGTGTGAGAAGCAAATGaaatactacaagtacaaccatggCTTAACTTGGCACGTACCACTACAGGCTTGACTCCCTGCAGAGCAGTAACAAAGGCTGGACCGATCCATCTGTAGATCTCCAGACTCAGCTGTTTGGCCTCCTCTCGCACAGTTTTGTCCTTGTGCTCCAGTAATGGGGGCAGGGTTTTCACCACAGGTTTGATGGGCAGGATTTTGTTTCCAAAGCATCTAGAATAAACATTAACAACAGCTATGGTTTATCTAAAGAAGTTTCTCTTTTATTTAGCTACTCAAGGGTCCCAAATGAAACAGGACAATTCTAAAGAAAAAGGATTTATGTTCTTAATGTTTCATAAATCTGGATGCTACTATCATAAGCAATCTCAAGAAACCTGCACACAGTATCTCTTCTCTTACCTTAGACCCTCTGTAAGAACTTGAATGCAGGCTGCTACCACCTTGGGTTGCTTGTTGGTAAACCCCTTCATGATCTCTTCCTGTGTGACAATTATCACAGTTAACACTACATGAAACAAAGCTTAATAATTGATGACTAAAACATGACTGTCACTTCAGTAAAACCGTAGTAAAAGAACTGAGTAGGTTAAAGACCATTGATTATTCTAATTTGCTTTAGTTGACAAGATTTAAATGCTCAGTgaaatattttcataatctTATCAAGAGAAATCTGCCCACCTGGACTATGTCTTGTCTCTCTATCTCTATATACATCATGCAGATCTCCATTCCCTTTTCCTTTGTCTTAGGTCGTGCATTCAGGACCTTGGTCACAATGCCAGGGATGACTTCTCCTGCCGTCCTACGATCAAACATAATTTAACAGTAAGCTAGGAGAAAATTAGTGATAAATATAGGTGGCAAATTGCCAGTAAGCATCAATCTGACAATATGACATTAATATTCATATAATTCAATGTGCAATTTACTTGCAAACTTGCACCATTACAAGTAAGTCTAATGCCTAATCAAACATCTTGACAGATCTAACTTTAGATGATCATAATTCTTACTTCTTTGCATCCGCAGCATTCTCTACAAAAGCTAGCACAGCCTCCAGGCCTTTTTCCTGGGCGATTGCATTGTTGTCTGTCACAAACTTTTTCAACAAACCtggaacaaaataaaacattgctCGTGTTATTAGAAactatagatgtacatgtattaaaaaaaaacagtttgcttCTTTATCTGTATGCTTAGTTGACTTTTCCCAACTAGTTGGGGAGTAAACATATACTTTTATACAAACTGTAACAACATCAATAATCATACACTGAATCCTACGTCAACTCACATGACCTGTATGCTGAGAGAAGGTCTCACCTAGATATTTGGAGAACTCTGGTGATTTCTCGTTTGTCTGCTTTTGGAAGAGTTTGGTGGCCTCTTCGTACCCTGCCAAACGTGCCTTCCATACCTGCAAAAGGGCGAGAAAAGGATATCACTGACAATAGAAATTTCAAGTGCATCTTCTGCTACAAAGGCTGAACTACAACACAGCTATAGCTAAATGTAACATATGTGTCCATTATATTACTTGTTAATGTAGACAAATGAATTCATCCTTACTTTGTGTACACACTTGTCATCTGTGGGCAGCTTCCTCCATTCACTCTCATCGTCTGCCATGATTGCAATTTCTCAATAGTATCACTGTGAAACAAGGACAAAACAAGTCAAacttatatactagtatagaaAAACATGAAATCTTAACATTGTAGATTTTCTACACATTCCTTCTGAACTTGAATGAGTCATTTGTATTCAAATCCAGCTGCTGTCAGTGTTGTAATGTTCAAACAAGCATTACAGGCAGTCATCAGTATTCCCACTGAGGAAGTAATCACACCAGACCTGTTATTGGAAAGTCCCTTGTGTATGTATGCTGTATTTGGTGACTGTGACCAGAATTCATATGACAGCCccatgccatgaaaaaatgtgtCAGTAATTGACAAATATCAGGTCTGGGTCATGATGTCACAACCTCTTCTCCAAAGGGATGAAGGAAACAATTTGGTCTGACCAAGGAGTTTataataacctccttggtctgacccAAAACAAGGAccgtctccaggacctgtccatCTGTGTGTGCCAGAGCTGAAACTTGCTTGtcgggatggaaaaaaatttcactATTGGTCTGAAAAATCTGAGCATCTGTCATGAGCTTTAAATTACTTACAGTAAAATTTAACAACATGGGCTAACATACAGACATTGGCGGAAAAAAATACAGCTGGAGATGGCCCTACTCAAAATAGACTTATACAGTTCACTTCACACTtgaaaaaatacacatacatacgGACAAGACATCACGCATATAAAAATTGATGTAAGGGCAGTGCAGATGGGTGAAAAACCAACAGCACCATTATAAATGCTGAGAGCATACAAACCCCCTCACCCCTATAAAACACATACTGTATTGTCCCAACCCATGACATGCACCAGAGACAGGTGCCCTTTCTCTGGAGCATTCCAAATCAAAAACACATGCTGAATCCCAAGAGTGACTACTCACTTATTCTAACATTCCAGCTGCAGCATGTAGCAGTCAGGAGTTAGTCACTCCATATATGTCACATCATTACTTACATCACAGTGGCTACTAGTAAGGACGTGAAACAGTATTATGATCCACATAATGGTCAAATCACATCTTTCGTGTAAGAGAAGACTATTCCCTCTCATCAATAGGTATGGTGCGATTCTCGTAAAAGAATTAAACATGTATTGATGGTATTCTGCTATTCGTATACCTGCATATTTGCCTGGAACCCTTGGTAAGTGTCTGAAACACCCTCATCACAAAAAGGATGACGCAGTCTGAATACAGAAGTGCGGGACATATCATTTAAATAAAAGATTGGTCCCTGTACAGCATACCCcatatgtatacatgtctaCATTATGCTGTCTGACAGCTATGCAAATCATGAgggaacaaaatacataatcCTACTATAATCCTATCACAGGATATGGCCCAACATAAGGTatgaaattatgcaaaatgtaacaaaatgcaAGTGtataagaagaaaacaaattttgtagtatttttctaaaacatacattacatacatagcAGACCT
The sequence above is drawn from the Branchiostoma floridae strain S238N-H82 chromosome 4, Bfl_VNyyK, whole genome shotgun sequence genome and encodes:
- the LOC118413895 gene encoding cytoskeleton-associated protein 5-like isoform X4: MADDESEWRKLPTDDKCVHKVWKARLAGYEEATKLFQKQTNEKSPEFSKYLGLLKKFVTDNNAIAQEKGLEAVLAFVENAADAKKTAGEVIPGIVTKVLNARPKTKEKGMEICMMYIEIERQDIVQEEIMKGFTNKQPKVVAACIQVLTEGLRCFGNKILPIKPVVKTLPPLLEHKDKTVREEAKQLSLEIYRWIGPAFVTALQGVKPVVMKELEEEWEKLPKKPARQTRFLRSQQDLRAKMEAEEDGEEEEDEGGDDDSEAQAEIDPYELLDPVEILSKVPKDFQESMESKKWQIRKEALDALHKLCQNPKLEAGDYGDIVRILIKTVGKDSNVMLVTVAGNCMTGLANGLRKKFSPYAVQCIKVILEKFKEKKVNVVTSLREAIDAIFLTTTLQAFSEDYLAALDNKNPSIKAETALFLTRCLKRSTPAQVPKAILKPMCASLVTRTGDTAPDVREAAFEAIGTAMRLVGEKPIAQFLAELDQIKMGKIKDYSEKAEIIGGGKKPKPKEPAAAKEAPKKSGGPPSAWRKGAPGGPPKAAASQRPSTAPAKSKGGAGKGKGKKGATSSVSDKPEFQETALSDEEVAEKAGELFSAETLKQLESANWKERLAGMEDFAQAVKTMEPKTLPCQVIIKTIAKKGWKESNFQVLIAKFQLVKYVVENGKISHGVAKVCLTGLVEKVGDIKAGTVAKEALTALAEATALDYVSQGGVEMVFKQKNPKNQAETLNWLNQAIKDFGLKVSVKPFIQHLKTALAATNPAIRTAGINLIGVLSMYMGAQLRIFFEDEKPALLQQIDAEIEKMSGEKPPAPTRGLRKKSEGEEGGDEEGEEEEDQAAAINIEDLVPRTDVSERMRPELMNELGDKNWKVRKEALEKVSGILEEAKFITPSLGDLPSALKARLGDSNKILVINTLTICTTIATAMGPNIRQHVCVIGPGILQTLGDSKEHVRQAGLAALNAVVEQTGITPFMENEMMSDALRSTSPMLKIELFGWLAVKLMTVKTCPPDLINCLPMLYASLEDRNADVRKNAQAAVVPFMYHLGYEKMNRAVGKLSASSKTNVSAILEKARGEVPAKPSKKGKGKASSPPSDEGGSGSSAETRRPKTAPAKSKREEDSGSAKEAKQAEPAPKSGRPKSGIAKANANKGGMAGSKKKGSNQSLADEDTGPPLMLNNEKKQRIKDEKTLKVLKWNFSSPESDHIEQLQKQLTTCVSKTVYTQFFHSDFKRHLAAMDTLIAAVKDQQEETVAQLDLLLKWITLRFFDTNTTVNMKALEYLTILFNTLAENEYRLLDIEANSFLPYLVIKVGDSKDVIRRDVRAILKIITKVYPASKIFPFLMDGVRSKNAKQRAECIEELGCLIEGYGLNVCQPTSAKALKEIATQIGDRDNSVRNATLNTLVQAYAICGEQLFKFVGRLTEKDQSMLEERIKRSGVLAKQAAGNRPTTAPPKISPGGMEDGNGDAKPGSKEEKAISFYRAYLTQLKQLHRQAQQGRPQTAPYKREFTLDLETIEGDEVTVSEPVLVDTENTVRELLEDPVNLPETRMRPPSPSMALLGNTTSSSSAVDYVISQVASSEVLTSVQALAQLDAVIQDEEKYEAITDHVDQLLIATLLQLRMAMSKHNDSYDSPEAQDIIKTYRCVLATLIALFQNLTLASQASKDILRDLFSVLITLLLDEHLPHYGDGPQVIRSVNVLVVKVIEKSDLTNCLTALIKLLHGCVASETSSPKFTDLTMKCIWKTTKMFPDVMSDASMDINMDKVLLDLHNFMKAFPTVSWKDRPSDMPLRTIKTVLHLLAMIKGNKIFSHMTLIDNPQDSEVEGYLKRVLKSSKGKSSAGQNKPKHNEQMNGTAEKEEAENMPEESSKPTPRKMNPRTNDMLAEIFKKIGNKENTKEGLADLYDFKKKHPEADITPFMKRTSQFFQNYIERGLKNIELEREGKIQPGSAVSHTESFGSLDNRVSMDTDTATSKVIQETMSSATSYRERLKILRQRCGLENSAGDGPLPHAPPVSSQHVDRSKTAKDYPDVVPSPSESQLDLPPSILSGPPMDVPQPASISANVDDLKRRLERIKKSQSQNS